The Apostichopus japonicus isolate 1M-3 chromosome 10, ASM3797524v1, whole genome shotgun sequence genomic sequence aaagtactatttgaaaacttctagcattTAAGGCATGcgataatttggggcctatacaaaCTACCTTTAAGTTGTTGGTGCCCCTACTTAAATTGTTGGTGTTCATCCAACTCAGAACGTCTGGCTATGAGCCTGACTATCTAGACTGCTATATGGAATTGCAGCATTACAATAATTGTGCAAGTGGTAATTTGtgaattttttcattttagTTACAAGTTATTCACAGTTCTAATGAACAACACTTAACATAACTTtatgagaaaaacatgaaagaGAATTACGTGGAATTTTAAATTAGATGTTCATCTCTTACCCATTATCCATCCGAGATGGTTACACAATGTATTTGAATGACCTTGATTTTATTTGTGAGAAACTTTATTTCCATGAGAGAGAactatttcaatattttcagcAACACTTATTCTTgtcatatatttcaattttcagaAAAAATTGCTGACCAGCAATTGGAAGATTCTTCACCAGACAGCCAACCATCgattataaaattaaaacacCCAAAGACAGGTATGTGAGAGGAATTTGGTTTATCATTTAGAAACCATTTGATAAACTCAGGAGTGCACTTGAAGTCAGAACTTAAAGGCAACTTATCTATACAGTGAAACCTGAATTTAATATTCAGACCTACATTGTCTGTTTCCTGGATTATATGCATACTAATTCCAATGATTAATCATTGTATAGCACTGCAGATGTAACAATGCTAATTTAATTGATTTGTATGGAATTACATCAGCATAACATATGACATGCAAAAGTCTGTGTGTTTGTATTTGTCTTTCAGAAGCGTTCAGCTATGGAATCATTCAACAGAATGTAGTTATTTGTTGATTGCATTTTTAAAGTATCCCTCTCATCGccccctccccatatcaatcATTTCACTGTACAATGTGACTGCATATTCTTTCAGCTGGGACCTCCATGAACGATTCCCAAGCAGGTTTGAACATTgtagtgtgtatatatatatatatatatatatatatatatatttatttattattatcttttattcaagtttaaagtacCTTCCCCCCCCCAGATCTCACCCATTGCTTATGCCAAAGGTTTTTTTCATATTCAACATTTTCACAGTCAAACTCATCAGATAAATCAGTcattttctctctcttctcttccATCTTTGTAGAATCTGCCGCTCAATTTCTCATTTGTCCGAAGGATAAGTCAATTCAGGAAATCTTGAGTTTTCAAGATTCAAAAGGATCCTGGTTCATTGATAATACAGTTCAAGAAGGTATTGaatgtattcatatattttgaGATACTTATAACAAGTACCATGTTATTGATGAATAAGGCAGGGGGGGGAGTGGATTATGGGGGGTTAGTGTGAGGGCACTAGCCCATAGAGAATATAGGATTGGCTTTACGGAGACATGACTCTGTTTTCAGCAACTCACTTCAGTCTAGGCCATACTTCCATGGCACAGCACATTGACTTATAAATGTTCAAATTATCCTTCCAAGTATTGTAAGTGCATCAAATCAAAGTGGTTGCACTACAATAAGTTTAGGactagtagacaagggatggagataAGAAGGAGACCAgcagggggaagaggagaggtaggagataaactgtagagggacaaagagaggttTAATGGAAGAGGGTAGGGAGcaaactagagaaggacaaagacagaaaaatgtGGAGACAAAAAaagtggaagagagctatgaaaAGAGGGGTGACAGAGGGGGAAAAGAATGGGGGAGatagaagggggagggggggaaagAGAAGAAAGGTTattcatgtccttcctgaatgttgagcccatgaggttgaatggtgcgaaggcatTGCATCAACAGTCTCTCTGTGTTGATTCGTACCAGGTCAGTATGGCTACCGAaagattcaatcccctgtagggacatttTATATGTTAGAAATGTTTTACCTGCACTCAAATTTTATCCTTGATTGCTGCATAGACCAATTGTCAGGTGCAAAAGGATCTtcacaacattaaaaaaaaggcaTCGAAGGTAATAATATCCAAAGTAGCATAATATTAGTACCACAACAGTaatggaaaattttcaaaatgaaacgatattacacaaaataataattataaaatcaATATGAGACAATCCTGTAATCCTATACTGTCATTTCTTTGTTTAGATGGAAGGTTATTGATGGCAACAAATATTGATCCTCTGTTTCTCATCTTACCGTATCTTCAGAGTGAGAACAATACCAAGGTAAGGAAGTGGTTGGGTGTTCATTCCCCCCTCGGGCACTCAAGAAACCCTGGTCCCCTGGGCTGTAGCCCCTATCCAACCCTCCCCGTTAATCAGGCCTGGTGCCAGATACGTCCATAATGAATACTGAAAATTTGGAATTAGACAAGAATGATGCTATTTGGGATTTAGGGAGCATTCAGTGattttggaaaatgtcaaaGCTAATTTTTAACAATTAATTTTGCTAACAGATTCACCTATATTGTTTGGTAACTTGAAGCACTAAACTGGAAAGGCTTTGTATAACAATTTTCAATGTCTGTGCAGAAGAAAAGCCCAAAAGGAGGCAAGGCTGATAATCTACAGATGATCAACATGAAATCCAAACACCAAtctgttttaattccctttttgtCTTACAGAAGCACATGTTCATGGAGTTAGATCAGATTGTGACAGATTCTTCCTACCCACAATGCAACAGGCTGGTTGAAATACTTGATCACCAAACGACCTGTCAAATCTGCGACTCTAAAGGTGAGTGTTTCATCTTGGTACAGATGACTCTGTATTGGTACAgtggaaacatttaaaaaaccAGAGTGCTGATTTAcatgaatatttacataaaGTTAAAGTGAACATAAGTGAGGTTTggtttatataaatatgaatggTTGCCAATagaatttaattattgcataAACATTGTCAATGGCACTCTGACAATATCTGAGAAATATTTGCAAAAGACTAGAAATTGGATTATGTCTGTAGTTTACTCAGAACTAGAAGGGCTTAAAAAGCCTTTTGATAATGAACTATTCTCAAAGACAGACTGCTCTGCATTCTAATCtccccttttttcttcacttCCCTCTCTTCCCCtgtccctccccttccctccccataTGAACAATAtgtggaggggggaggagaaATTAACTTCAGTCAGAGTAACTTTGAACTGCTGTCTCCTCAAATTTGAGACAAAttagttttattcattttaggTAACGAAGATTTCAAAGTTTACAGGTACAGTGAAGAGAAGACCCTTGCTTGGCTTAAAGCAAAAGTGGAGAGGACAGCTGACTACTTGTCAAGCAGTGACATATCAGTGTCATCCGGTCAGTGCAGTTCATATGTCCGTAGCAGTAAACCCAGTGAGGTACCAAGAGGTAAGtctattgataat encodes the following:
- the LOC139974845 gene encoding ribonuclease H2 subunit B-like, producing the protein MMLRSKSKPMAEEEREPEDSPRLSSSSQSKNKEQSQWVMIVPEKIADQQLEDSSPDSQPSIIKLKHPKTESAAQFLICPKDKSIQEILSFQDSKGSWFIDNTVQEDGRLLMATNIDPLFLILPYLQSENNTKKHMFMELDQIVTDSSYPQCNRLVEILDHQTTCQICDSKGNEDFKVYRYSEEKTLAWLKAKVERTADYLSSSDISVSSGQCSSYVRSSKPSEVPREDCLRYAAGLISDYLHPSLSKKMFSNLGIKEETTKGKKVSENGNKIEEETTNGKRRPDENGHKAEEEPPLKKVRKSSSEPDEDYSRSFSMPEVKAVPTSKLTPAQKRLAKADKTGMKSLSSFFKKK